The following are from one region of the Dreissena polymorpha isolate Duluth1 chromosome 2, UMN_Dpol_1.0, whole genome shotgun sequence genome:
- the LOC127867880 gene encoding uncharacterized protein LOC127867880: MVKPSGETTFHKKFPLFTELLRESEKTYCRKEEKCPATAPVLSERYRNDRNNQHILTTYGDQNNMEKETTESKSGEDVMAPIVLQDPPKCKLKRQLSIDTVERSEALRIHKKAASTPMKESPEVNFRPQEEGVTQKSIGKARSNFEFKDEVDGSSPSCSVRTSRHIDRIDSGIDSDESVSRSRRNLRRHMTSDDEDVTSHCAPFTKVPHIYCSPTGDEHAPYDKPPLLSPNRFNLADIGLTSPFINLTPRGAKGEDEVFVFPDSVAHRKVSPYKGSSCKGEPVADVLDREISERYSRSTRNANIQSYEREVDSLDKNRKRTGERDRERDKYGSYTEVENENRGGYVTPKGFVWPKTATVTEPLPLSPRIVTASPKSRSSSTTSASASKSAEREEYGDYDDEKLRMKLRMLERAHAHAKEIYGSPPATRGYEVSDLSPKSRQARDIAGRATFKSISCVDRSPNEKDIIETTEEVRKFYERSISDPRFSPSQLRSVVQKPSPLARDLPNSRVGEAIPESGQPERFHSPLRDDVRRRLFRKGYPDYDRQTSYPDRRGSSSSHVTTDIPPEVLTFLQSRNFHPEELENLKDILRRGGTPPLSSSPTKSFPYNMTSQGHYGDVTEEYSNYWGQGLLACADGVERPRGPLRERRLGEIDVHVTCDKVQEILRELDHDDRNCKCGKIEEEIKSMAINAYSKILRADRGRDAYEQFQREKAETDAMVYDSMKNLCGIKCLCKYGRTLEDVYSGSVVFRLHCPTLDALLDLWHTYRVGDLGRQIQGAFVTRGLLDRHGCDVIELRVQIAWKDFVQCKEELELQAENAANRTPTKQITVIHARSRSEPASVTKQANQIRISKGPMSPFRERMCSDSSVELSPRRAFQEINSGKFPIHPPPSASRKFFPEVLLAATDADVDDTGSAKSPPVSPTSEQENVELKV, encoded by the exons ATGGTGAAACCATCGGGAGAAACAACTTTCCACAAAAAG TTTCCCCTTTTCACCGAGTTACTGCGAGAAAGTGAAAAGACGTATTGTCGCAAAGAGGAGAAATGCCCCGCAACGGCACCTGTGCTTTCGGAAAGATATAGAAATGACAGAAACAATCAACATATCCTGACGACATACGGCGATCAAAACAACATGGAAAAGGAAACAACAGAAAGTAAATCCG GTGAAGACGTAATGGCGCCGATAGTTTTACAAGACCCGCCAAAATGCAAGTTGAAACGCCAGTTATCCATCGACACAGTGGAAAGATCCGAAGCACTCCGAATTCACAAGAAAGCAGCTTCCACCCCAATGAAAGAATCGCCGGAAGTAAATTTTCGTCCGCAAGAGGAGGGAGTAACACAAAAATCAATTGGAAAAGCAAGGAGTAATTTTGAGTTTAAGGACGAAGTCGATGGTTCTTCACCAAGTTGTTCAGTGAG GACATCAAGACACATTGACAGAATTGACTCAGGAATAGATTCTGACGAGTCTGTCAGCAGATCCCGGCGAAATTTACGTCGTCATATGACGTCAGACGATGAAGACGTCACCAGTCACTGTGCTCCATTTACCAAAGTTCCGCACATTTACTGTTCGCCCACAGGTGATGAACACGCCCCCTATGATAAACCCCCGTTACTGAGCCCTAATCGCTTCAACTTAGCGGACATTGGTCTAACTTCCCCTTTTATAAACCTAACGCCGAGAGGCGCAAAAGGGGAAGACGAAGTATTTGTGTTCCCCGACTCTGTTGCTCACAGAAAGGTGTCGCCGTATAAAGGCTCCTCGTGTAAAGGGGAACCCGTTGCTGATGTTTTGGATAGAGAAATTTCCGAGCGATACAGCCGCTCGACTAGGAACGCTAACATTCAAAGTTATGAGCGGGAAGTTGATAGTTTGGATAAGAACAGAAAGCGAACAGGAGAGCGCGACCGAGAACGCGACAAATACGGGTCGTACACGGAAGTTGAGAACGAGAACAGAGGCGGATACGTGACCCCTAAGGGTTTTGTTTGGCCTAAAACAGCGACGGTTACTGAACCGTTGCCGCTAAGTCCAAGAATCGTGACAGCGAGTCCAAAATCGCGCAGTTCGTCCACCACTTCCGCTTCCGCCTCGAAATCAGCCGAGCGTGAAGAATATGGCGACTACGACGATGAGAAGCTGAGGATGAAGCTGCGCATGCTCGAAAGAGCGCATGCGCACGCCAAGGAAATATACGGATCACCTCCCGCAACGCGAGGGTATGAAGTCTCGGACTTGTCACCAAAGTCTCGCCAAGCTCGAGACATCGCGGGAAGAGCCACCTTCAAAAGCATCAGCTGTGTTGACAGATCACCGAATGAAaaggatatcattgagacaacCGAGGAGGTGCGGAAATTCTACGAGAGGTCAATCTCTGACCCCAGGTTCAGCCCCAGTCAGTTGAGAAGTGTCGTTCAGAAGCCTAGCCCTTTGGCTAGGGACCTGCCAAACTCAAGGGTGGGCGAGGCGATTCCAGAATCTGGG CAACCCGAGCGCTTCCATAGTCCACTCAGAGATGACGTCAGACGTAGACTTTTTAGAAAAGGCTACCCAG ATTACGATCGGCAGACATCATATCCGGACCGCCGCGGCTCTTCATCCAGTCACGTGACCACGGACATACCGCCGGAAGTGCTGACGTTCCTGCAGTCCCGAAACTTCCATCCCGAGGAGCTGGAAAACCTGAAAG ATATCTTACGGCGCGGTGGAACTCCCCCACTGTCGTCATCTCCTACCAAGTCATTCCCGTATAATATGACGTCACAAGGTCACTACGGTGACGTCACGGAGGAATATAGTAACTACTGGGGACAGGGACTTCTGGCTTGCGCCGACGGCGTCGAGAGGCCACGTGGTCCGCTTCGAGAAAGACGACTGG GCGAGATCGATGTCCACGTGACTTGCGACAAAGTTCAGGAGATTCTGCGAGAATTGGACCACGATGACAGGAACTGCAAATGTGGCAAAATCGAAGAAGAAATCAAATCAATGGCGATTAATGCTTATAG CAAGATCCTGCGTGCAGACCGTGGTCGGGACGCGTACGAACAATTCCAGCGAGAGAAGGCAGAGACGGACGCCATGGTGTATGATTCCATGAAGAACCTGTGCGGAATAAAGTGTTTGTGTAAATATGGCCGAACGCTAGAGGACGTATACAG CGGAAGCGTGGTGTTCCGACTTCACTGCCCCACCCTGGACGCGCTGCTGGATCTCTGGCACACGTACCGGGTGGGCGACCTGGGCCGCCAGATACAGGGCGCCTTCGTCACGCGCGGATTGCTGGATCGGCACGGCTGTGACGTCATCGAACTGCGAGTGCAGATTGCATGGAAGGATTTCGTACAGTGCAAAGAGGAGCTGG AGTTACAAGCGGAGAACGCCGCCAACCGGACGCCGACCAAACAGATCACGGTGATCCACGCCCGAAGTCGCTCCGAGCCAGCCTCTGTTACCAAGCAGGCCAACCAGATCCGTATCTCAAAGGGCCCAATGTCTCCATTCCGGGAGCGGATGTGCTCCGACTCGTCAGTGGAGCTGTCCCCGCGTAGGGCCTTCCAAGAAAT TAACTCTGGCAAGTTCCCCATCCACCCTCCACCCTCGGCGTCCCGGAAGTTCTTTCCTGAAGTGCTACTGGCCGCCACCGACGCTGACGTTGATGACACCGGTTCCGCCAAGAGCCCGCCCGTCTCCCCGACATCTGAACAGGAAAACGTGGAATTGAAAGTGTGA